CCGGCGTCGCCGACCTGCTCGGCTGTCCCGTGCTCGCGACGGTGCCGCCCGCGGCGACGCCGCTCGAATCCCCGGCCGTCAGCCGCGCGTACGACGGTCTCGCCCGCTCCCTCCCGGATCGACAGAAAGCCTAAGCCCGTCGCCTTCGTACCCCCGCTGTGGCATCACGGCTCTCGACCGGCGTCAGCGTCCTCGATCGCCAACTCGACGGGGGGATCCCGCCGGGGAGCATCGTGCTCCTCGCGGCGGACCCCGCCAGCCAGTCGGAGCTGTTCCTCTACGAACTGACCGCGGTCCGCGCGACGCTGTACCTCACGACGATCCGCTCGGACCAGGCCGTCCGCGACGCCCTCGATCGGATGCCGGGCCACGTCGGCGACCCGACGATCCGTGACGTCGGCGGCAACGCGCCGCTGGACACGGCGAACCGCTTCGTCCGCGACCTCCCGGAGGGTGCGAACCTCGTCATCGACGTCGTCGACGC
This is a stretch of genomic DNA from Halobellus sp. MBLA0158. It encodes these proteins:
- a CDS encoding RAD55 family ATPase; the protein is MASRLSTGVSVLDRQLDGGIPPGSIVLLAADPASQSELFLYELTAVRATLYLTTIRSDQAVRDALDRMPGHVGDPTIRDVGGNAPLDTANRFVRDLPEGANLVIDVVDALEEPEPARYRQFLNELQTHMVNTGGLAVLHGMKRDEESANRGYTEHMADVVFDLRTDVKGSEIENRLAIPKFRGGTPPTETIKLQLSERVAVDTSRDIA